Proteins encoded together in one Gemmatimonadales bacterium window:
- the fabG gene encoding 3-oxoacyl-[acyl-carrier-protein] reductase, translated as MNFGIDDKVAMVTGAGRGIGRAIATELACGMGAHVAVLDRDYEHALEVAAEITCGAKGFRVDVVDTAAIEACVAEVERDLGPIEVLVNNAGVTRDNLLARLSDEQWDTVMDVNLKGAYRTMKAVARGMMKRRSGRIINVASVVGLVGNKGQANYAASKAGLIGLTKAAAKELASRNIRVNAVAPGFIETDMTAGLSAEARGALSAQIALGRLGAPQDVASAVAFLASDAASYITGQVIVVDGGMVM; from the coding sequence GTGAATTTCGGGATCGACGACAAGGTCGCCATGGTGACGGGCGCGGGCCGCGGCATCGGCCGGGCGATCGCGACGGAGCTGGCCTGCGGGATGGGCGCGCACGTGGCGGTCCTGGACCGCGACTACGAGCACGCGCTGGAGGTGGCCGCCGAGATCACCTGCGGTGCGAAGGGGTTCCGGGTGGACGTGGTCGACACCGCGGCGATCGAGGCCTGCGTCGCGGAGGTGGAGCGGGACCTCGGGCCGATCGAGGTCCTGGTCAACAACGCGGGCGTGACGCGCGACAACCTGCTGGCCCGCCTGTCGGACGAGCAGTGGGACACGGTGATGGACGTGAACCTGAAGGGCGCGTACCGGACGATGAAGGCGGTCGCCCGCGGGATGATGAAGCGCCGGTCGGGCCGGATCATCAACGTGGCGAGCGTGGTCGGGCTGGTGGGGAACAAGGGGCAGGCGAACTACGCGGCCTCGAAGGCGGGGCTGATCGGGCTCACCAAGGCCGCGGCGAAGGAGCTGGCGTCCCGGAACATCCGGGTGAACGCGGTCGCCCCCGGGTTCATCGAGACGGACATGACGGCGGGCCTGTCGGCCGAGGCGCGCGGCGCGCTGAGCGCGCAGATCGCGCTGGGACGGCTCGGCGCGCCGCAGGACGTGGCCTCCGCGGTGGCCTTCCTCGCATCGGATGCCGCGTCGTACATTACGGGCCAGGTGATCGTGGTTGACGGCGGGATGGTGATGTAG